Genomic segment of Mercurialis annua linkage group LG6, ddMerAnnu1.2, whole genome shotgun sequence:
CAAATTTCCTTTGAATATCCATCCTTTAGGTAGTGTGGTAGTGGATTTCAATTTGCATATAAATTTCTTGAAATTTTGAACCATATTATCAGCCTATATACTTTCTTTTTTTTCCATGCATGTATAGACATTTATGAGCGAGTCCACTATAATTTTGTGGATTGAATTTTGGGTCTTTCTACTTTAGTTTTGACTAAAAAAAGACAATtctacttttgtgtattatagGCTTTATGATATTCATCTATTCTACTTCATGCATTGTCTCTCTTCCTTTTCCTTTCTATTTGCTGCATTACATTAACTAGTGAAGAACCCAAAGTCACtagaaaaaatgaatttttctgcTAATAATTATAACTCATTtgctaaatatattataattttaaaattttatcagtttatatattttaagtttttactATATATATTCACAACTCTTGATttgatgataatattttttttgatgaatgctatgacacaatttttttttttgatgaatgatatgacacaatattttttttttgatgaatgatATGACACAATATTATACGTCCAGctgtataaaatttatcttatttgGCATATACAACATTGCAATATGTCACTTACAAACTAAACATGAATATATTTAACTACCTATCACTTACAAACTCAACATTAGTAGAtgtatttattttgtcaattttcatAAACTTTATgagagttttattattttaataagtcTTACGAGTGTCTGGTCCAAATTTATTGAtcatgttttatttaatttcaatatattattacattgctttattaattaatttcatttttattgtatGTGCATGGAaatgtttcaaaaaaacaaCAGGAAGGATGGCTTCATAACACACAGGGCATTCTGTGATGCATTAGCAGAAGAGAGTGCAAGACTTTCAGCTCATCATCAATTACTTTCACCTCCTCCGTCTCTTCTTCTTCAACAAAACTCTCAATCACGTCattctctcttctctctcccTATTTTGCCCCTCAACCCATGGGACCCACCTACGCCACCTCATCATCCTCCTCATCATCAAAACCCTAGCAATAACAACAACAACCACAACCCTAATAACGTGGTTCAAGTTAAGTCGGAAACCAACCATTTCCACCTTCCTCCGCTCTTCCAAGAACCATCTGCGCCACCACTTCCGCCACCAAGCAGCAACCACAAGGGTGGTGGACCTGGCGGTAGTAACTTGATATCGTCATTACCTCTCCAAACCCTATCAAATGCGGCCACGTCAGCTTCATCTCATCACCTGTCAGCCACTGCACTACTTCAAAAAGCTGCAACAATGGGTGCAAGTCAGACCTCTTTGGGTCACAGCCAAATGACTCAGTTGGACATGGGCGAGTTAGGAGCAGTGAGTCAGGTTACTGCAGATAATTCAGTGAGTCATATCTCTCAgcaacagcagcagcagcagggATGCTACATGGGCATTAATCTCGCCACGTGGCAGAAGAATGACCGTTTGACTAGAGACTTTCTTGGTTTGACCAGTGATCATCATGGGAAtggtggtggcggtggtggtggtgttAACGTTAGCATGAATGTGAGGGAAATGCTAACGTACACAGGGGGAGTAGGGTTACAGCATTACGGTGGTGAGAGAGACTGCTCACTGTTGAAGCCTAATGGTTTTGGGTTCGGTCAGCCACCTGCGACCTCGGAAACTTGGGGggattgctaaaatggtaaattaATCAGAAATTTGATTCAGTAATTCACCTACCGgaatgacgaaaatacccctgacAATCGACTGCCCTTCTCCTAAGGAAACAAAATTGGCTAGGGCTTAGAGGAAATTAATCCTAGCTTTTCATATATTGTACTATTATGCATCAGCAAAAcatctttttgtttttctttgttttgttgAATTTATTTCCTAAATATGCTCATAAGAGAGGTTGTTTCCTTTGCATCTTTACTAATTAATTAGCTTTGTTGCACCGTTTgagttaatttttgaaaaaaaattatttattaatttaaagaatttatgGATTGGATTGAATtgaattaaaactaataaatcTATAAAGATAATTAGCacaataaatataaaacaaatttatcgACTCACAACCATAAATTATTGGCTAaatatatgataatttttaacCTTCTCGATTTAGttgattatttttaagttttatagcATATACTCACAACTAATTTAAAACTAACGTGATGCAATGTTATAACTCTAGatataaaatctattttacTCGGTATATATAGTACATCGTCATGTCAGTTTTAAACTagatattaatatatttacttcagacaaaaaataatataaaggtCACATTATGAATTGTGTGGAAactttaacaaaataaaataaaattattgatacTATATGATGTATATTACATTATTGTTTCTGGTGATACGTGAGTGTGGGGACTATGTAAGTATTTTTCATTCACATGCAGAAAATAAAAGTCAATCATGCATGAGTATATAGATTGATGGATTATTATATTATCTATTAATTTCATGGCgaaaattattttggtaatgtCACATCTTTGTCTCGACAGCTATGGTTTGACAAGGCAATAGTGCAATTTGTAATTGCATGCCTTGACGACAATATTGTGAGATGAAAATTCTTCTTTTTGTTCATTATTGTTGGTTTTTTTTTACAACTTTTGTCTTGTTTAAATGAGAATATTGCCAAAAGACAATTTGAATTCGATGGGCCAATTTTATAATTCTAACTATTATTATCTTATAATGATGTAAAGTAAATCTTTTTTTAGTTCAACTCTTTATTTGTCCATCATAACTTTCACCatctaaagaaaaattaatcTTTGATAACTAAAGTTTTATGTTCTAATATAGagttaattacaaaaataaagtatatgAACTTTAATATATTCTATAGTTTAATAGAATTTTCAAGGCTTGGTTGCTTAAATAATCACcaatttttttagtgttttgcaattttaacatgaactttcaattttgacaattttaaaaaccaacttttaaatttttgcaacTTTAAACATCAAGTGATTTTCATCCAAAAAACTAATGATGCCGGATCAGTGTTTTTCCAATGTCCGGATAGGcgtttttttgtcaaattaatGGCTTAGTGtttgaaattacaaaaaatgaCAGTCCATGTATTAaattaccaaaattaaaaattatattgctaaagtttatgatttttaaaagcAATTAAGCCAATTTTCAATTGTGacaatttaaaatactaaataatattataatggAAATGTTATATGGACATTGTCTTAAATATTATCGTCTAACTATTTGATCGTTCATATCAATATGACCATTATCATGTGtcccaaattataaaaatttatttatattttaaattggcAAAATATCGTCTTAAAATGATGAATTAGAAATCtttctgttttctttttttctcaacTATCCCTTTAATTTAGAAATCTTTATACAAGGATCACATATCAATCCTTCATTAAGATTTTCTATTTTCAAGAGTCTTATTTAATTAGATAtgtaatcttttaattttaatttatattgattGTCCATATTCCAAAAGGTACATAAATTAATAGTCTTAATTCATGAATGAATAAAGcaaagagaaaaataataatgCTGCAATGATACATACATACACAAATGTGATCATTACTCTATGAAGTTAGAGACATGTATAATTGGGAGAATATGCAATGTACATGCATGCAATAAAATTACAAACACACCCTCAAAGTTGTATATAAACGAAAGATGAAAAGAGTAGTTTAAAAGGCAAAGGTGAAGAGTATATTCTTGGAATTGAATTAATCAAAGATAAGCTAAGTACTAGATGAGCTTAGCATGTTAGTGAAAGGGACATACCTTGCACTCTTGGGTCCGATGTATAGTTTACCTGTGTATATGCATATGATAGGGATGTAAGCGAGTAGGCTATTCGTGAGTTATTAAAGatcacaaaaaaattcaaaattaatttgaaaaatttgagtcgagctcgatatatatatatatatatcaaatattatttCTTGGCAAGTCGGTACATTGAATTGTCATTCAGTGACAATTGATAATGTGAAAGCCGGAATTTACTCCGTCATTTACACATCATAATGCACCATTTTAAAAATTCCAGCTTCCCCACTACCAATTAATTTCACCTCatttggtgtatgaatttgcccAAAAAATGGTAGCTGGTGTCTATATTtaccaaattttattaataacgTTGTAAAAATATATGTAGTTCGTGcatttatatacaaaaataaccaatgtttttaatatgtaaaatctTACAAATTCAACAGCTAAAAGAACTACTTATTTAGGTAGTTACTACTTACTAAAGAGGTCTCCTTTGAACTTTTTGTTTGTAACCAAtggaaacaaacaaataaagcagaaccttattttaaaaaaaattcaataccTCACTTTTCTCCGCTAAATTAATCATATTAATACATTCACATTGACAATCTAACAAGACAGTGTAGATAAACTCTTGTTTATGAACGAGTCATTATCATGTTCTAATTTGTTTGCATTAATTATCTCGAAATTAGCAATGCAGAATTTGTGTCAATTGAGACATTCCTATAAAatcatactccctccgtttttttagttgtcaatttaatcaaataaatttatatatatttatttgtccatttaaaattttaaaataattttaattattatttttcaaatttatttttgaatttatcctttcctaataaatgactatatgactcaatttataaaatatttattaaagagtaaggttatattagtatttgcttttactccctccgtcccgtttaagaagggacaaatgaattttgcacaaatattaataaaataagacaatgttttattttgtcatgtctACCCCTATTAATTAGTATGGTTTCTCCTAATAATAGAATAGTtgtattgtaaattgagttgcatttaatgcatgttaaaataactaaagggataaaagtgaaagttcaatataaattggcacagaaaacacgatatgacctttttagatgggacaaataaaaatgggatatgttccttcttaaacgggacgaagggagtataatttaagataaaaagtCCACTTTCTTAACGTgtacaattttggctaaatggacaactaaatacAAACGAGAGACTACTTCATAGTGAAAACTTATAAGGAATAGCAATTTCCAAGAATTTCTTTTCCTCAGCTTTAGGCTAGCTATATAGTAAGGGAAAGAAAATAATTTCGAGAATTTCAAAGAAATGTAGCCTTTTGTAAAGAGTAAATAGAGGCTGTAAAACCTGTAGTAAGCGTGagttcaaattattaaaaaaaaaaaagtgaaactaaGATGATGTGATTTTATGTAAATTTGTGCAAGTGTTATGGTGGTCCGATAGCACATACATTATGAAAGTGGTACTAAactcaaaagaaaaaagaaaaaagaaactaaGTTAAAgaatagaaaatgaaagaaagaaaaaaagaaaaaaatgtcaACGATTATTAAAAAGAAACCCTATATAACTTTGAATCACAATTCTTTTACATCATCACAAATTCTTTTTACTATATGTTCTTTATCAATTTCTGTGCATATGTCCCCATATCATACagccttaatttaatttaaccttATATTATAGTATAAGTATATTATATACATTGTTTTCATGACCCACCAAGTCACTAAATAATTTGTCTTCCTCCCTTTTTCTTATGAAGAATTATCAGTTACAATCTGCTCAAATGGTGTACTCCCTCCGTTcaaatagagttgtccactttatttttattatacaatttaagaaaatataattattgttatggaatttataaatttttctctgttttttttattatacccttatttaatgtgggtacactttcaatttactttaTTAGTTGAATTTAAATAGAGATAGAATAGGAAAAttggtttttaaaattgttactttttgaaagtggacaagaattttcggac
This window contains:
- the LOC126653863 gene encoding protein indeterminate-domain 12, which produces MFSANMSNSTSLSHDFSSLNPIISSAISSDQPKIKKKRSLPGNPDPDAEVIALSPKTLLATNRFVCEICNKGFQRDQNLQLHRRGHNLPWKLKQRNSKEIKKKAYVCPEPSCVHHHPSRALGDLTGIKKHFCRKHGEKKWKCEKCSKIYAVQSDWKAHSKTCGTREYRCDCGTLFSRKDGFITHRAFCDALAEESARLSAHHQLLSPPPSLLLQQNSQSRHSLFSLPILPLNPWDPPTPPHHPPHHQNPSNNNNNHNPNNVVQVKSETNHFHLPPLFQEPSAPPLPPPSSNHKGGGPGGSNLISSLPLQTLSNAATSASSHHLSATALLQKAATMGASQTSLGHSQMTQLDMGELGAVSQVTADNSVSHISQQQQQQQGCYMGINLATWQKNDRLTRDFLGLTSDHHGNGGGGGGGVNVSMNVREMLTYTGGVGLQHYGGERDCSLLKPNGFGFGQPPATSETWGDC